ACGAGTTGGTAAATTAGTCTGTTCTGTGGGCCCCGGATTACCTCAGATGCTTTTTCAAGAACCAATCCACTAAAGCCAGGCGCTCATCATCAAAGAATGCTTTTCCGCCATGGGCACCACCATGGATAACCTCGAACCAAACAGGAAGGCTCAGGTCCTTGTACTGGCCATGAATTTCGTGTGCCTGGTTAATCGGCATCTGAGGATCCTGATCACCGTGTATCAGGAGCAGTGGCGGATCGGATTCGTCGATATGGAAAACAGGGCTGGCGAGCTTGGCCATTTCCGGAACAGCTTCTGGCCGGCCTCCAATCAACAAATCCAAAGCCGGTTCTCGAACACTCAAACCGTGGAGTGTGGATTGTTTCAAAATGGTCGTTAAATTGCTTGCTCCATAAAAGTCGACGATTGCTGCAATATCTGACGACTGATTGGTATAATTGCCCAAGTTCCCTTCCAGTTCCGGATGTCCATTAGTCACTCCGACCAAAGCGGCCAGATGCGCGCCTGCGGAGGATCCTGAAACCACGATTTTCTCTGTATTGTAACCATACTTGCCTGCCTGGCCCCGCAGAAAACGAATAGCTGCCTTGATGTCATGCACGTTCGCTGGAAAAGGAGCAACTGGAGTAAGCCGATAATCGACACTGGCGATCGAGTAGCCTTTCTTCACCAATGGTTCGATGGAAACGGAGTCCTTTGAGCCTCCACGCCAAGCTCCTCCATGTACCCACACAATTAAAATACTATCAATCGCATCTGAAGGCAGGTAGAGGTCAAGTTTCAGGGAAATCTCACCTGCCTTGGCATATTCGAGATCAACCAACTTTTGGGGTGTTGCCATAGCCACGCAAAATGTGGCCAGCAGTATTAGGGAAATTAGAGGAAGAATTCGATTCATTCCTATTTCATAGGTATGTCCAACGGGGCTTCAAAGCTTAATTTTAGTCGTTAACCTCACTTAATTTAGATTCTCAAAAATATTCTGTGATTATTGTAACTCTGAATGCAGTTGAACTCGTTTGTCGTTTCGGAGTATTATTCGAGTTCTCAAAAATCAACCCAAGGAGTTTCATTATGTTTAAGAAACAGGTTTTCGCCGCTTTAGTGGCACTTTCATTCGCAGCACTTTTTAGTGCTTCCGCGCAAGCCGCTCATCATAAATCATCAAATTCAGTAACATTATCTTCAGCCGGATCCATTGCGTTCGGTCCTGACGGCATTCTCGTCGTAGCCGACCAAAAAGCAGCCAAGATTTATGCCCTTCATACCGGCGATACAGACGTCGCCGCTCATGCTAAAACCTATAAAATCGAGGATATCGATGCGAAAGTAGCAGGAGTGTTGGGTGTATCTGCCGATCAGGTCCTGATTAACGATCTGGCGGTAAACCCGATCAGTCACAATGTTTGGCTGTCAGTCAGCCGTGGTCGCGGGGAAGGTTCTCAAGCTGTTATTCTTAAAGTGGATTCTCATGCAAAGATTTCGGCTCTGGATCTGAATGGCATCAAACATTCGTCCGTTGAGATACCTAACGCACCAGAAGACAAAATGTCTGGTGAAGGCCGTCGCGCGGAAAATAAGCGTATGAGCGTGGTGACGGATCTAGGCTTTGTTAACGACCAGGTGATCGTTGCTGGACTCTCCAACGAGGAGTTTGCTTCAAATCTCAGATCAATCCCTTTCCCTTTCAAATCAGCTAATGAGGGATCCAGTATCGAGATATACCATGGCAACCACGGGAAGTACGAAACACATTCACCCGTCCGGACCTTCGTTCCTTTTGATTTCGGTGGAGACGTGCACATTGTTGCCGCCTATACCTGCACCCCATTGGTTACGTTTCCGCTTTCGGAATTAAAACCCAAAGCTCACGTCATGGGTAAAACGATTGCGGAGCTGGGAAATCGCAACCGTCCTTTGGATATGGTTGTTTATAGCAAGGAAGGTTCCGACTTCCTGCTTATGGCTAACAGCGCCCGTGGTATTATGAAAGTGGAAACACTGGAGTTCGACACTCTCCCTGGTATCAAAGCAAAAGTAGCCGACAAACAAGGAACAAAATACACCACCATTGAGGGCTGGCAAGGCATCGAGCAGTTGGATCTTCTGGATTCGGCCAACGCCTTGGTTCTCCAAAAATCTGAAAGTGGAGCCCTCAGCCTTCTCAGCCTGGCGCTGCCTTGATCACACCCATCAGGACATTCCTGGTTTGTGCCATTTTATTTTCTTGGGTATGGCTCTCCGGTAAAACGGAGAGTCATGATCTAAGAGCCCTTCCGATTGGTGAAAAGGGGAAAGCGGGATTACAGGTATCCTATAAATCGGGCGACCGGGAATCTATTCAGGTTACCGGACTGAACCCGGAGGAGCTTGTGCGCTTTCAACACACGAATCGCCAAAGTGATCTCATTGCGGTGCGAACCAAGCCCCCTACAGTTGGAAACGTTTCGCCTATGTTTGGAAGCCACGACGTAGGTGAAGGGATCGTATCGTTCTATCCCCAGTTTCCGCTTCAAGCTGGTATCCCCTATTACGTCGAACTTGCTCCGGAATTGTTTTCGGGATCAACAAGCACTTATATTTACGCCTTCACACTGCCACAGGAGGATCAAGAGCCGGTGACCGAAGTAGCTGCGGTTTATCCATCAGCTTCAGTTCTTCCTTCGAATCTCCTTAAGTTTTATATTCACTTCTCCAACGCCATGAGTGTTGGCGATGTGTATTCACATATTCAGTTGTTGGATGCGGAGGGGAAACCACTTGAGTTGCCTTTCCTCGAGCTCGGCGAAGAACTGTGGGATATGGAATCCCGTCGGCTGACCCTGCTCTTCGACCCTGGGCGAATTAAACGCGGCCTTAAACCAAATTTGGATGAGGGGGGCGTTCTGGAAGAAGGAAAAAACTACACACTTCTGGTGCATAATTCGATGCTCGATGCCAAAGGTCGACCCTTACGGAAATCGTTTACCAAAAACTTTTCAGTGGATGGTCATGACACCGTTTCGCCAAACCTGTACAATTGGAAACTTTCGCCTCCTCACGCAGGGACACGCCAACCTGTTGCCGTTGAATTCCCCGAATCACTGGATGAAGCGCTCCTCCAGCGAGTAGTTTCCATTATAAACGAAGATGGAGAGGAAGTGTTGGGAGATCTTTCAATCACAACCCACGAAACCATTTGGTCACTTACCCCAGACGTCCCGTGGCGCAAAGGAAAGTATCGCCTCCAAGCCCGCACCATCCTCGAAGATCGCGCAGGAAACAGCATCGGTCGCCCCTTCGAAGTCGATTCATCGCGACCTCCTGAAGGATATCCGGATACCAAATACGTCTACCTTCCGTTTGAGGTAAATTAAGCTCCTTTACTCAGAAATCGCCCGAATCTCGAAGAACACTGGATCATTCCCGGGATGTTCGAGGCTGGCTTCAACGTATTCGATTCCGTTTTCAACCAGCAAAACACGCTCGGTTATTCCGTTTGAGGACCAGTTTGACAAGTTATCAGAGTGCCAGACTTTCAGGTGTTCAGAGCCGGTGACTATGAGACTTCTTGGATAAAGTAGGCAGATATCCAATCCATCAATGTAGATCAAAAACTGGGGAATTGTTGACGAATATTTCGTAATACCAAACAGATACTCCTGCAGGTTTGAAAACCCATTTCCATCTCGATCGGCTAACGGACCCCAAATTTCCGGGTCGTCTAATTCTTCCACTGAAAACCGTTCTTTAGTCCATGATTCGAGCGTTTGTCCAAACAGTGCTGTAAATTGCAGGTCCCGTCCAACCTGAAGGCTCAAAGCTTTATCACTTGCAATGCGATCACCTGACCAGCCGAGGAATTCCCAATCAGGATTAGGTTCAGCTTGAAGTTGTACTGAAGCTCCATAATTGGAGTATCCTGAGTCGGGTGCACCTAAAACCGTGCCTT
This is a stretch of genomic DNA from Verrucomicrobiota bacterium. It encodes these proteins:
- a CDS encoding alpha/beta hydrolase — its product is MNRILPLISLILLATFCVAMATPQKLVDLEYAKAGEISLKLDLYLPSDAIDSILIVWVHGGAWRGGSKDSVSIEPLVKKGYSIASVDYRLTPVAPFPANVHDIKAAIRFLRGQAGKYGYNTEKIVVSGSSAGAHLAALVGVTNGHPELEGNLGNYTNQSSDIAAIVDFYGASNLTTILKQSTLHGLSVREPALDLLIGGRPEAVPEMAKLASPVFHIDESDPPLLLIHGDQDPQMPINQAHEIHGQYKDLSLPVWFEVIHGGAHGGKAFFDDERLALVDWFLKKHLR